Proteins co-encoded in one Methylomonas albis genomic window:
- a CDS encoding transglutaminase domain-containing protein, with amino-acid sequence MWLRTSCEISFDVSIDTPFILMLRPRNGANQWVARESYTLNPTVPVFEYTDYYGNLCQRLIAPPGEFSVRTSADIHTNEHIDVCPGAPFTEVQSLPDSVLTYLTPTRYCESDRFIDLAQEIVADALPGYDQVATLHRWLRENIRFNPDSPHFQLSAVETNMAGEGVCRELAHLGIALCRALCIPARMVVGYLYGLQPMDFHAWFEAYVGGRWYTFDPTQAEPCGGRVIVAYGHDAADVAIFTQFGPALYPMHMAANVERLPGPPN; translated from the coding sequence ATGTGGCTGCGCACCAGTTGCGAAATAAGCTTCGATGTCAGCATCGATACCCCGTTCATTCTGATGCTGCGACCGCGCAACGGCGCCAATCAATGGGTAGCCCGCGAGTCGTACACCTTGAATCCAACGGTGCCGGTGTTCGAATATACCGACTATTACGGCAATCTTTGCCAGCGCCTGATAGCACCGCCCGGCGAGTTTTCCGTGCGCACCAGCGCCGACATTCATACCAACGAGCATATCGACGTCTGCCCCGGCGCGCCGTTTACCGAGGTACAAAGTCTGCCTGATTCGGTATTGACTTATCTAACGCCGACCCGCTACTGCGAATCCGATCGTTTTATCGATCTGGCCCAGGAAATCGTCGCCGATGCCTTACCCGGTTACGACCAAGTGGCTACGCTGCACCGCTGGCTACGCGAAAATATCCGTTTCAATCCGGACTCCCCGCATTTCCAGCTGTCGGCGGTCGAAACCAATATGGCTGGCGAGGGCGTTTGCCGCGAACTGGCACATCTGGGCATCGCGCTGTGCCGGGCATTATGTATTCCGGCGCGCATGGTGGTTGGCTATTTATACGGCTTACAGCCTATGGATTTCCATGCTTGGTTTGAAGCTTACGTGGGCGGCCGTTGGTACACCTTCGATCCCACCCAAGCCGAACCCTGCGGCGGCCGAGTCATCGTCGCTTACGGCCACGATGCGGCGGACGTAGCGATCTTCACGCAATTCGGACCGGCGCTCTATCCTATGCATATGGCCGCTAATGTCGAACGTCTGCCCGGCCCACCGAATTAG
- a CDS encoding hemolysin family protein, with protein sequence MSNLVLVACALLLVFLNGFFVAVEFSLVKLRQTRIKTIEQTEGWRGRILAKVHKKLDAYLSACQLGITLASLGLGWIGEPAFADLLIPLFAKAEITSPEIIHNISFAFAFCTISFLHIVVGEQAPKSLAIRNPEGIGLWSAGPLYALYWLMYPAIWLLNGSANLVLRIAGLSDGHSQDSHYSNDELKLILRSSRAGENLTSDECNVLAKALDFGKLEVSDLMRPIHEITALYQGQSQQQMLDTVYSSCFSRYPYFDINGIDVLGIIHLKDLFLAQQHGQQIDDLEPYLRPIQHISAHMPALELFRRFTQGSPHFAVIGQKGHKPHGFITLDNLLSAMVGEIRDEFRKTESDWTRQDDGSLLGKGSLPIFSLERILGIDVENEELDLDDVDSVGGMILAQLRDIPDAGERIAFNDFEIVVKEMNGPRIEWVQVYPKH encoded by the coding sequence ATGAGTAATCTTGTTCTGGTCGCCTGCGCCTTGTTGCTGGTATTTCTAAACGGCTTCTTTGTTGCAGTCGAGTTCAGTCTGGTTAAACTAAGGCAAACCAGAATCAAGACCATCGAACAAACAGAAGGCTGGCGCGGCCGGATTCTGGCCAAAGTACACAAAAAACTCGATGCCTATTTATCGGCCTGCCAGCTGGGCATTACCCTGGCTTCACTGGGGCTGGGCTGGATCGGCGAACCGGCCTTCGCCGATCTGTTAATACCGCTATTTGCCAAAGCCGAAATCACCTCGCCGGAAATCATTCATAACATCTCATTTGCTTTTGCGTTTTGCACGATCTCCTTCCTGCATATTGTGGTCGGCGAGCAGGCGCCTAAATCGCTGGCCATCCGCAATCCGGAAGGCATAGGCCTGTGGAGCGCCGGACCGCTATACGCGCTGTACTGGCTGATGTATCCCGCCATCTGGTTATTGAACGGGAGCGCCAATCTGGTGTTGCGTATCGCCGGACTCAGCGACGGCCACAGCCAAGATAGCCATTATTCCAACGACGAATTAAAACTGATCCTGCGCTCCAGCCGGGCCGGCGAAAACCTGACCAGCGACGAATGCAACGTGCTGGCCAAAGCGCTGGACTTCGGCAAGCTGGAGGTCTCCGACCTGATGCGGCCTATTCACGAAATCACCGCGCTGTATCAAGGCCAATCTCAGCAACAAATGCTGGATACAGTGTATAGCAGCTGCTTTAGCCGTTACCCGTATTTCGACATTAACGGCATTGATGTGTTGGGCATTATCCATTTGAAAGATTTGTTCCTGGCGCAACAACACGGCCAGCAAATCGACGATTTAGAACCGTATCTACGGCCGATTCAACATATCTCCGCGCATATGCCTGCCCTGGAATTATTCCGACGCTTTACCCAAGGCTCGCCGCATTTCGCAGTCATCGGCCAGAAAGGCCACAAACCGCACGGCTTTATCACCCTGGACAATTTGTTGTCGGCCATGGTCGGAGAGATCCGCGACGAATTCCGGAAAACCGAGAGCGATTGGACCCGCCAGGACGACGGCAGTTTGCTGGGTAAAGGCAGCTTGCCGATTTTCTCGTTGGAGCGGATTTTGGGCATCGATGTGGAAAACGAAGAACTGGATCTGGATGATGTCGACTCAGTGGGCGGCATGATCTTGGCACAACTGCGCGACATCCCCGACGCCGGCGAACGCATCGCCTTTAACGATTTTGAAATCGTCGTAAAGGAAATGAATGGACCGCGGATTGAGTGGGTACAGGTTTATCCGAAGCACTAG